The Brachypodium distachyon strain Bd21 chromosome 4, Brachypodium_distachyon_v3.0, whole genome shotgun sequence nucleotide sequence GCACCAGCTTCTTCATCAGGCCTCCAGCGTCTGAAGCGTGTTGGGTATTGGATCCCATATATCTGGTAGATCAAATATGACATATTCACTAGTTATAATATCTCCAACCTTGACACCATTTGACGAACAATAACACTATAAAACCAACCGATAAACAGCACATCACAGTAAACAAAATAAGATATATCTTCTACGGATAAGCAAATAAGAGCATTGGCTTTCTGACCTGGGAATTCGACAGAGCAGCCGCGGGATTTCCTTCTCCACTTGAAACCTCTGGCCTCTGCAGCCTCTCTGGCAAGGTCTCCATCCCCATATGCGACAGCAGGAGCCAGACATATGTGAGCAGCTCCCCGCCGGTGCCCAAACTCTTGGCGTGCAGGTACCCTCGGCACCTACTGGCCGAGAAGCAGAGCATCTCTACCCACACGCCTTCAATCACTCCCCACATTGTCTTCTCATCGCCTATATCAAGCAACGGATTAGCAAGCTTCCATGAATCATGGATAAAACCTTCTTGCATACTTGGATAAATCTCTGCATCCGTTGGTGATTCTGTGTATCCTAAAGCTGCTCTTTGTTCCGTGGCCTGCAGCACCTTGGCGATTATTCTGTGCACAACTTCTCTTTCAATCTCCTTGAGCCATTTCTTTTCGGCCTTGTGGATTTCCCTGCACACGCCGCCATCGAGGATCGTCGAGATTGTTAAATTTTCGCTCCGAAGCATCTCCTTGAGCCATGGCTTTCTGGCCTTAAGAATCTTCAGCAATGCCTTGTCATCCTTGAGAATCTCCTCAACTTCAGCATTGGCAGTCACGAACAGATTCCGCCTGGTGCCTGCCAGTAGCATCTCAGGATTGACAAACAGTAGATACATCATGTAGTTGGATATTTCCCTGCACCGAACGGCTCTTTCGTGATGAGGAGATTTTTCACACCACACAACACATCCATGGCTTTGACCAGAGGCATAATCTTGCTCACACTGAGCCGTGACACATAGGTGATCAGCTGAAGCGCCCAAGAAGTAGAAGCAGAAATCTGTGGCGATGTGCCAGAGAAGGACACACTCATCGAATGGCTTCATTAAGATGAAACTCAGGGCTTGGTCGCATTTGTTGGCCTGAAGAGCCCATTGGCCCCTGCGATCGTTGAACTTCCCGTAACTGTCAGCATTCTTCATTTGATCTCCCCACCCTTTTTTCACATACTTAAGAACCAAACCTATAATGGCAAAGGATGAGTTGCAGGACTTCATGGACCAATGCTGGTCAACAAAGTCCttgcaattaaaaaaattcaagatgCACATCTTCCCTGTGTGCCTTTTGTTGCGAGCAAAGAATCCTACCAGTGCATATTGACCTATGAAGCTATGTTTGAGTACGTCCTTACTCAGGGCACATCTTAGTTGGTCAATAATAGAGCTAAGTATTGGTGTGTCAGTATTTATGACAGATACTGCTTTCAGCCATTGCCACTGGAACAGGGTATCCAACTGTGCATACAGGGCCCGCACTTTTACTACCCATAGCCATCGCATAGCCTTTCTTTTTGCCTGTTCGTATAGGCCAGCAACAATAGGTCCCAAACTGAATCCCCCATAACTTGAAGAAGCAATAACATCTATAATCAAGGACACACTGGAAAACTCCAGCAGTGCTGTGCAACAGAACAAGACATATGTAACCTTCACATCGTTAACATCGTAAGCTTCTTTGTGACTCTTGTCGAAGAGGCCGATGGCTGCCCATGGCAGAAAACAAACTAATAGCCGTATGCAGCCAGAAAATTGCCCTGATATGCTTCCGGCTTCCCATAAGCtgagcatttttcttttggtatAGAGAAGATCGAACGCGCCGAATAGCCTATTTTGCAACAAAGCATATGCTCGTTTTTCATCAAGCACCCAGAAAGATTTTAGGATACCAAGCCGATCAGGATACGGTGATGCCAGGTCCAGAA carries:
- the LOC100837515 gene encoding uncharacterized protein LOC100837515 — its product is MGISGAVEWWEEWQLRILVLGSLFVQWLLFLSSALRKLAIPSWFRSVIWLAYLGSDTLAIYALAILFGRQRRQDCDSGQSNSILEVVWAPVLLTHLGGQDLITAYNIEDNELWTRHVLTAMSQVTVAIYVFCKSWPGSDKRLLQAAILFFVPGILKCIEKPWALKSASINSLVNSSCPAPRRTTDREGEINSLQDYVQKARAFVQSNPRHQAQESDAVDLEAANHLSQSQGEDNVVDFEAGHQPLAQGEAAAVDLEHDHHPQTSSTWRGRLNKLKETLISLENQQKEKRASRLDKYNVDLEAYKLFLDLASPYPDRLGILKSFWVLDEKRAYALLQNRLFGAFDLLYTKRKMLSLWEAGSISGQFSGCIRLLVCFLPWAAIGLFDKSHKEAYDVNDVKVTYVLFCCTALLEFSSVSLIIDVIASSSYGGFSLGPIVAGLYEQAKRKAMRWLWVVKVRALYAQLDTLFQWQWLKAVSVINTDTPILSSIIDQLRCALSKDVLKHSFIGQYALVGFFARNKRHTGKMCILNFFNCKDFVDQHWSMKSCNSSFAIIGLVLKYVKKGWGDQMKNADSYGKFNDRRGQWALQANKCDQALSFILMKPFDECVLLWHIATDFCFYFLGASADHLCVTAQCEQDYASGQSHGCVVWCEKSPHHERAVRCREISNYMMYLLFVNPEMLLAGTRRNLFVTANAEVEEILKDDKALLKILKARKPWLKEMLRSENLTISTILDGGVCREIHKAEKKWLKEIEREVVHRIIAKVLQATEQRAALGYTESPTDAEIYPSMQEGFIHDSWKLANPLLDIGDEKTMWGVIEGVWVEMLCFSASRCRGYLHAKSLGTGGELLTYVWLLLSHMGMETLPERLQRPEVSSGEGNPAAALSNSQIYGIQYPTRFRRWRPDEEAGAAGASTSQPQEILPAE